In Panicum virgatum strain AP13 chromosome 5K, P.virgatum_v5, whole genome shotgun sequence, the genomic window TCACAGGAGAAGTTAGTTTGAATTTCAAAACATATTTAAAATGTGTAAATGGGAACTATACTTacatataaaaattaaaatattcagTTGGATGATTCTCAACTACATATGTAAACTCGAATTGGCATTAGAAAATCTCTCATATGAAAAACTAGGACTAGAGATAACCTCCAAAATCTAGTTTTAACTTTTTTAGTTGTTGTGGACTCACAAGTACAAGTGTTGTACAACGGCTTATAGACTTATAGTGCACGACCCTTCATTCCAAAATTTAATAGGTTTTACTTGGTTGAAAATCATTTTtagatttgatcaaatttatagaaaaaatatattaagATCTAGAATATCAAATTAAATGCACAGTCAAGGAATTTTTATGATGGCACCTTTTTATGATTGATGTGATTAAACTAATTGCTGTTCTAAAGGTTGGTGTATTTTCCAGTAAACTCAATCAACGCAAAGACGATCTGACTTTTTTTTCTGTTATAATAAAGTAGCATTCTTCCAATCTAAAATATTTTGGTAGCTTGAATGAAACTAATTTGATGTTGTAGGCGTTAGTGTATTTTTAGGGCCTGTTTTACAGAGCTCCGGCTCCTCCAAAaatggctccggctccggcttctTTGGTGGAGCTGGAGACATTTTCAAAAACGTTTGGCAAAATGGCTTCACCTATTGGATTGAGGTTGTGAAATATCCAAATTGTCCTTCCATATATTattcttttagttttttttcttttcctttcatttttcttttttcctctcattttctttttctctcccttttctttttttcgtccTCTCCTCCTTATCCAATCACCCCCCGCCCCCCGCCCCCCGCCCCCCTTGCCTCGctgcgcctcctccgcccgcctccTTATCCAATCGCGCTCTGGTTGCTAGCCCCTCATTCTGCGTGTTCCTAACCCCATGTATTACTGTAAGCTGTACTTCTGATTCTGATCTGTGATATGGCATATTGACTCTAACTCTTATATGGTTCGGtttgagtttggtttgaaaCATTGGTTTGGATCGGTTTTTGAGGTGTGTAGTTTGGTGTGGTGCGGTTCGATCAGTGAGCAAAGTAGTAACTAATTTGGGGTGGTTATGGTCCGGATCTCAAACCATTACCAGGTTGTCGAGCTCCGTGCAAGCCGCATCGGCATAGCATGGCGTGGACGGTGCGAAACTGTTGAGACCCCCGTGGGTTAAGATAAGATAATCCAGGGAAAGCCTAGAAAGGATTGACGgcgtaagagcaactccaacagattgatttttccCTATTCCCTTTCCACTTTTTCTCAATATAGGGGATTGATGTTGAAAAAACatactccaacagattgatttttcaCTCCCCTTTtccctttattttttctcaatccccaATAATTTCAATCAAATCCCGAATAGAAAGGGGAAAACCCCGTCGCCCCTTTCCTCGTCGCTCGCGTCGCCCCTTCCTCGTCGCGCGCCGTCGCCCCTCCCTGCCCGCCGTCGCCCCTCCCTGTTCCGACTGCAGCCCCCGCAGCGCAACGCGATGGCCGCCGACGAGCCCTACCAGCAGCCGTTCGCCAGCCTTCGCCAGCCCCAACCCCCTCCTGCGCCCATCCTTCACtggggaccgccgccgcccatggcaTCCACTGCCGGGGCCGCCGGGGCGGTGCGCTGGGCCGACCTCTCCCAGGTGGCTGCCACGAGCATGCTCCCCATGGAGGGGTGGCTGGTCGCGCCGCCCATGGGCATGCCCTCCATGGAGGGGTCGCCGGCCATGTCGCCCACGGGCATGCCCTCCATGGGCACAGCGCCCCAGCTTGGGCCAAGGGAACCGTGGGCGGTCGCGCCACCTCGTGCTGCAATGATGCCCCCAAGGCCGAACGCCCCACCAAAGCCCAAGATCCCTACCACCGGCTTGGCAAAGGCAGCGAGGaagaagccgggcccgaagaagaagaagccttCAACTCTGGTGGCCTCTGCTTCAACGCCGACAAGAAATTCTTCATCGTCGTCAAGCATGGCAGCTCCCAATTGTGGCACCGAGGAAGACAACCATGATGCCAACAACGTGTTTGATGGAATGTCTGCAAGGTAAATTTCAGAAGTTCCTTGCTCTGAATATATGATATGCATGAAGCCTAATAGGAATGTTGTAGCCTGTAGTCCTGCACAATTAGTTCCTTAGCTTGCTGTCACTGTACTCTGTTAATCAAATGTAACAAAGAAATGGCATGGCATTTTATTTAGATGGCATGCGGAGTATCATGTCTCTTGATATGCTGTGTCACATCAAAGATCCAGATGGCGTTGTAGATCACTTATTCACTTCACAAACACTCCTGCAATTAGCAGTCTGCAGTGCAATGAAGGAACTTTAGAGACTTGCAGTACCAGATTGAACACATTGAATGCTCTTACATTCTAGTTTACTGCAGGAAATTAAACACATCATTGCCTTTTCTTTCTCTCCTTCCTTTGCATTGTGTATATTCAAGTCAGGGATGCAATATTGATGTTTTACTGCAGGCATTGTCAATTATCATAAAATAGCCATCCCTGGAAATCCTTACATTTATGGTTTGTTTTCATTCTGGGCCAACATCTGTTAATAATTTAATGAGACCCCTGAGGCCCTGACTGCAGGAAAATCCCAATAATTTACTTGAAAGAAACTGGGTCCTCTGTGGTCCTGCCCCATCAATCAAGTAAAACATGTCAGAAATGCTGAACCCTTGTTCCCTTGTTTTACCACCATATATTTCCATGAGCTGCCTTAATTTCCATATATTTCTATTTGACTTGAGTACTTGAGTGATTCTACATCACTATATATGAGTGATTCTATCGGTGTTCAGTGTTACTTGCATctctatatatgatgaatttgtTTGAATGGGCAGTGCCCAATCTTTTTCAAATATGATGGATGAAAGTGTTGAAGTAGAAAATATCTCTCTCTTCCAACCATTGCCAAGTGCTGATGAGGAGCATGATGAAGATGACACTTTGATCAGTCCAACAAGGAAAAGAGGACACAGGTCTGCCAATTATTCATCAGATGAAGATGTTGCCTTGATCAGGGCATGGGAGTTTGTGTCCCTTGATGCCATTGCAGGAGTTGATCAGAGTAGTAGCACTTATTGGAGCCGCATCTCAGAGCACTTTCACCGTAATGCCAATACAACAATGTCTAGAACAATCGGGTCACTCCAGCATCGTTGGTCTACAATCCAAGAATGTTGTAACAAATGGAAGTCATGTCTTGCCCAAGTTGCTCGCCAACATCCAAGTGGAGtcccacttcaagaacaagtgACTAGGCCATTTTGTTCATTTTGTTCATTTTGTTCACTTGATCCTGACATTTTGCTCTTTTTTGCCTTGATAAGCCAACCTCGCCCAGAAGAGGTACAAGGCCATGGATCAGCAGAAGCATAGGCCCTTTACCATGCAACATTGCTGGACATTGCTGCAAAACAATCAGAAGTGGATAGACAGGGAGTTTGAATGCCCACCAAGGAAGCCAAGGTCCAACTGTTCGTCTTCAGCTGATTTTGAAGCTCATGAGGAGGATGAAGGGACTGATGAAATGAGCAAGATGCCtgcagggaggaagaaggagaaagatAGGTCGAAGAAAGATGCCGGTGGCTACAAGGAGGCGATACAAAAGATGATCGAATCAAAGGAGAAGCTTGCGGTTGACAAGGACTCAAGGTGGACGGAAATCAAGGCCATTGAGGAGCGCAAAGTTGCAATTGAAGAGCGCAAAGCAGCTGCGGAAGAGCGCAAGGCAGCAAACGAGGAAGAGAGGCTAAGGCTCAAGGGTGAGAAGGCATGGGCTCAAGCAGCTGCGGAAGAGCGCAAAGCAGCTGCAAAGAAGAAGGACGAGGACAAAAAAATCATGTTCATGGACACGAGTGCTCTTGATGACACACAAAGGGCATATGTCGAGGCCATGCGTGCTAAAATTCTAGCTGAAATACTAGGAGGCAGTGGAGGTGGGAGTGTCTTAGTGCTTCTTTGGTGTCTAGTGTCTAGTGTCTAGTGTTTGCAATGTGTTGGAGTAATGTGTATTCTGTGTTGGAGTAATAGTATTCTGTGTATTATGTTACACAGTAATACAACACTTTCTTTTCTCGGTCAGCAATGTGTCTCAGATTACTTGCAAATATTCAGTTTAGATATATTATTCTGAATGTACATTGTTATCCCTGTTTCTGCTTCATTTTTGCTAGACAAAATTATTGCCATCAGAAATGCAGGGCTAACATGTCAGGCATATGCCAGGGATGCATATTCAGTTTGATAGAGGCATCTTGATGATGTTCAGTACAGCATCTTTTTTTTGTGTGAAAATTACAGCAATTATGTTGACCAATAACTTGGAGACATCAGGTGCCCCTTCCTGATGATACTGAAAGGAGACACTGCTATGAGTTAGTTCAGAACAAATGAATCATGTCACCTATGCTAGTATTTGCTCTTGTATCAGTATTCAGTACTACTACTCAGCACCTGGTAGTGCTCTGTGCTGGGTTTGAAATGACAAGCTCGAGCTGTGCCTCAGCTGCATGACTCACAGAGTGCATTCAATTAGATTCGAGTTGAATCAACAGGCTTAAGGTAGGACAAGAGTGTGTTTGAGCTAGTCAACAGAAAGGTTACAGAACTTGTCAGCATTTGTTCTAAGAATTTGCATTCATTCTACAGGTACAGCAGAAGAGCAGTTGTACAATTATGAAGCCAAAAAGTGACAGCTACAAGAGTAGTTCAGCTACAAGAGTAATTTTCATTGCATAATGTCATTTCAATCAGGTTGCCATTTCAAACATTTCAAGCAACCTGATATTCAGTCTCTGAATTCAGAGACCATAACACTGCATCTTGTCAAACATTGCAGTTCAGGTTCAGTTCAGGTTTGCAATGGTGCATAATTTATATCTCAAACACAGTCTGCATAATTTTGTCAAACAATGCAGTTCAGAGACCATAACACTGCATAATTTATATCTCAAACATTACAGTCTGCATAATTTTGTCAAAGAATTCAGAATTCAGAGTGATGCAGAACAGTGAACAATTATCATCATTGATACAAAAAGTGAGAAATATACATTAAAACAAAAGTAGTTTCAGCTACAAGAGTAGTTCAGCTACAAGAGTAATTTTCATTGCCCATGTAGTTGCCACAAATGCTCAACAAGGTCATCACGAAGCTGGCTATGTGCCACGGGGTCTTCGATCTTTCGATGCATTTCTAGAAAATTGTAGATTCGGTCTTCATCTTGTTCGGGTTCCACAGGTGTTCCCACATGGTCATACACAAAATCTTCAGGTTGATCTCTTTCATCCTCTATTATCATGTTGTGCATGATGACACATGCTGTCATGATATGCCACAAGGTCGTCTGGTCCCAAAATCGAGCAGGGCCTCGGACAATTGCAAACCGAGACTGCAACACCCCAAAGCTCTCTCAACATTCTTCCTCTCAGCTTCTTGAACCTTTGCAAAGTGTGCTGTCTTATTACTGCTTGGGTTTCTAATTGTCTTGACAAAGGTGGACCATGAGGGATAAATGCCATCTGCGAGATAGTAGCCCATAGTGTAATCATGGCCATTGACTTGAAAGTTCACAGGTGGAGCCTTCCCAGCAGCAAGCCTTGCAAACAGTGGAGATCTGTGTAGGACATTGATGTCATTGTGAGAACCAGGCATCCCAAAGTATGCATGCCAAATCCACAGATCACGTGATGCGACTGCTTCCAAAATGATTGTAGGATCATGGCAATGCCCGATGAATTGCCTATGCCGTGCTGTTGGACAATTCTTCCACTGCCAGTGCATGCAATCTATGCATCCAAGCATCCCAGGGAAGCCTCTAGCTACACCCATTTGCATAAGTCTTGCTGTGTCCTCCTCATTTGGTGCTCGCAGGTATTGCTCCCCAAAAACCTCAACCACAACTTTGACAAAGTCCCTTAGGCTCTCAATTATGGTGCTCTCTGCGATGTAAAGCGCCTCATCAAGAGAATCAGCAGGAACCCCATAAGCAAGCATGCGCAATGCTGCAGTGATCTTCTTCAAAGCACTGTGGCCAAGGTCCCCGGCTGCATTCCTCCTCTGCTGAAAATATGGACAATGTTCTTCTACAGCACCTGCAATGCGCAAGAACAACTTCTTTGACATTCTAAACCGCCGTATGAATGTGACCGGACCAAACACAGGTTCTTCTGCAAAGTAGTCATCAAAGAGCTTTGCATCTCCTTTCTGCTTGTTCCGACGAACCACCTCATGCCCTTGCACAGAACCACCATGTTTGGGCTGCTCATTCTTTGCAAGATCAGCGAGCATTATAGCCGCCACATCATAGTCCTCATCCGATGACGAGTCATCGTCAAGCAACCTCAGGAGCAATGAGTCCATCTGCACATAACCCACAGAAAAATAAGTTGCAAAATTAATCCCTCATGGCAGTGGCTCATGCTCCAAACTACTGGATGTGTGATGGGATAATTAAGGGAGATGGAACAAGGGAGATTACTGATGCATTGCATCGGGAAAATACATTGGGTGCGCGATAATGCTTCTCTGCTTGACGAAGTGTTTGAAAAAGTACTCATGGAAGACCCGGAGGCTCCATTTTTGGTGGTCAAGAAGGATGATATTTCTTTCTCTAGAAAGAGGCCATGTTGTCGATGGATTTGTATGACTTCATGTGTTGGCAGTTAATAAGTAGTAGATTAAAGGGAAGGTTGCATTACCTCCAAAAGCTTCGGATAATCAAACCCACTCATAAAGTAGAGACGCCATCAACAGATTGCTACAGCTCATTCGTGGACAAATGGGCACCCAAGGTCGAGACGGAGGCCCAattccgtaaacacaaaaaaaacatcacatcaaatatttcgatACATATATattgtactaaatgaagtctatttacaaaattttttacatggatgagctgtaaatcgcgagacgaatctaatgagcctatgtAATCCATGATtcgcaacagtgatgctatagtaaccatccactaattattgattaatcatgaattaattaacatcattacattcgtctcgcgatttacaatctatctatgcaaaaagttttataaatagacttcatttagtattttaaattagtaagattccaacgcaaattttttttgggccGGAACTGAACACGGCCGGAGACCACGGAAAAGGTAAAAGACGACGATGAGGCCGTTGTGCAGCTGCATCGCATCCTGTGCGAGCAGTCAGTCGGGTCAGGTCTGCAAGTTTGTCTATCTCGAGCCTTTCGCTTTCTTGGCCTTGTTTTGTTTAGATTGATAAAATTTTGACCGTAAAGTACTGTAatatttttgtttgtatttgataattattgttccGCTATGagttaattaggtttaaaaaattcgtctcgcaaattatagacaaattgtgtaatttattattttgtttagttatatttaatacttcatatatatataaaaatattcGATATTACGGAAAATCTcgtaaaattttagaattttgaaaaaactAAACAAGACCGAATACCAAACCGAAGGGGAACGATGGCCATCAGGCCAGGCCCATCGCTGCTCGAGCACGCCGAGTCATTTCTGGCGACCACCCGCTGATCTGCATGGATCCCTGTGCGGTCTGACGGCACAGCGTCGTCGGATCGTCGCTGCTCACCTTCACATCGGCAGCTCTCTGGGCCGGAGCCCGGAGGTTCATTCCCTGGACGGCGGCGTCTTGTGCACTGCATTGAACAGGCCGTCGTCTTTGTCGACAAACTTGATACCACGACGGGGACACGGAGGGTCTGTGTGATTCGTGCCTAAACTTGATACCACGACGGGGACACGGAGGGTCTGTGTGATTCGTTCGATTAGGCtggtttagttggtgaaaagttatTAATTTTAATagtgtagcacatttcgtttcgttgttacttggcaaataatgtccaattatgaactaattatatttaaaaaattcatctcatgctaatcagttagactatgtaattaattattttttcaactgtatttaatactttatacaTGTGTCAGAACATTCGATGTAATGGGTATTATAGAAAAATTTTTggagaactaaacaaggccttattcTAGCCTGGCTAAAATATAGAGCCCGGCCAGTCCATGTCTAATATTAGCCATCAGCCTGTATTTGATTTCTTGGTCAATCCAAGCCTGGCTAGTCTAGGATTATGTTTGGTTGTTTGCACATCTGGTACAATAACTGTATCTGGGCACTTCGGTGAAATTACCAATCTCATTCCTCTTTCTCTCACCCCCGCTTCATGATTCTCCAGCCTCCAGACAGCAAGTGCCCAAGCGCCCTGATGATGGCGCCGGCGATGTCCTCCCTCCGCAACCTGCTCGCGCGGGAGCGCGTCGAGGAGGACGACGCGCCGGCGGCCCCGTGCCGCGCGTCCCGCTCGCCGCAACGGGTGGCGTCGAGGTCGAGCATCGGGGAAGCAGGCCACGGAAATTGACCCGAATTGGACATCCTTGCTGCAGAAAACATCGAATCTTGAGCCAGATGTCTGGCACCAAGGCCTGCAATTAAACCTCACCGCCGAATCAACAAGGCCACCAAGCCTGAATCAACGCGAAATTGGAGGGAACAGACCGGTGGTCCTCGCTAAATtgaggccgtgtttggatgttttgcaaaaaaaattatgcgatggaatcttgctaatttgaagtactaaatgaagtctatttacaaaaccttttgcacagatgggttgtaaatcgcgagacaaatctaatgacgctaattaatccatgattaattcataattagcggattaagtaggctcattaggtttatctcgcgatttacagcccatccatgcaaaaagttttgtaaatagacttcatttagtactccatgcatgtgtcgaaacattcgatgtgacgttttttttgcgtttacggggtttacgggTTGTGATCTAAACTGGGCCTGAGAAGAGCGCACCGCAATTATAGCtcaactagtctatcaacctgtGCTCCCGCACCGAatagttagagatatctaataattatctatctcacgttctctttaaccaattaaatattctaaatCAGTAATGCAAAGATACatacatatttattattatataattgtagtaaatgtgataggtttagttactaacaattttctcactttgcatcacaccttCATATATGTtcactt contains:
- the LOC120710253 gene encoding uncharacterized protein LOC120710253, which produces MLDLDATRCGERDARHGAAGASSSSTRSRASRLRREDIAGAIIRALGHLLSGGWRIMKRGAQDAAVQGMNLRAPAQRAADVKMDSLLLRLLDDDSSSDEDYDVAAIMLADLAKNEQPKHGGSVQGHEVVRRNKQKGDAKLFDDYFAEEPVFGPVTFIRRFRMSKKLFLRIAGAVEEHCPYFQQRRNAAGDLGHSALKKITAALRMLAYGVPADSLDEALYIAESTIIESLRDFVKVVVEVFGEQYLRAPNEEDTARLMQMGVARGFPGMLGCIDCMHWQWKNCPTARHRQFIGHCHDPTIILEAVASRDLWIWHAYFGMPGSHNDINVLHRSPLFARLAAGKAPPVNFQVNGHDYTMGYYLADGIYPSWSTFVKTIRNPSSNKTAHFAKVQEAERKNVERALGCCSLGLQLSEALLDFGTRRPCGIS